A section of the Saccharopolyspora gregorii genome encodes:
- a CDS encoding glucarate dehydratase family protein: MPESTRIAEVHVTPILISDPPLLNVQGVHQPYTPRTIVEVVTENGMSGIGETYGDTDYLTIAQAFGPELVGRPLTARNDLFARVAAAAAEVDIARIDNTVVAEGLRGARTEVKLVHSVVSAFEVALLDALGHETGLPVHALLGGKVRDRVEYSGYLFYRWAAHPLPGEPEDDWGAALDPAGVVAQAQRFADRYGFRSFKLKGGAFAPEQEVAAVHALHEAFPDAPLRLDPNGAWSVETSLRVAAELEGVAEYLEDPTAGTEQMARVAARTSLPLATNMCVTALDEVPAAFAADAVQVVLSDHHYWGGLRATQDLAAICRTHGKQLSMHSNTHLGISLAAMTHVAATIPDLDHACDTHRPWQTEDVITAPHTFRDGCVEVTDAPGLGIELDRDSLARLHRRWLDGDVRDRDDAAAMRRVCPEWQAPSFPVW, translated from the coding sequence ATGCCCGAGAGCACCCGCATCGCCGAAGTCCACGTCACCCCCATCCTGATCAGCGACCCGCCGCTGCTGAACGTCCAGGGCGTGCACCAGCCGTACACGCCGCGCACCATCGTCGAGGTCGTCACCGAGAACGGGATGAGCGGCATCGGGGAGACCTACGGCGACACCGACTACCTCACGATCGCCCAGGCCTTCGGTCCGGAGCTCGTCGGTCGTCCGCTGACGGCCCGCAACGACCTGTTCGCCCGGGTCGCCGCCGCGGCCGCCGAAGTGGACATCGCCCGGATCGACAACACCGTCGTCGCCGAAGGGCTCCGCGGCGCCCGCACCGAGGTGAAGCTGGTGCACAGCGTCGTGTCCGCGTTCGAGGTGGCGCTGCTCGACGCCCTCGGCCACGAGACCGGGTTGCCGGTGCACGCGCTGCTCGGCGGCAAGGTCCGCGACCGCGTCGAGTACAGCGGCTACCTGTTCTACCGGTGGGCCGCGCACCCGCTGCCCGGCGAGCCGGAGGACGACTGGGGCGCCGCGCTCGATCCGGCAGGCGTCGTCGCGCAGGCGCAGCGGTTCGCCGACCGGTACGGATTCCGCTCCTTCAAGCTCAAGGGCGGCGCGTTCGCACCGGAGCAGGAGGTCGCCGCGGTCCACGCGCTGCACGAGGCGTTCCCGGACGCCCCGCTGCGGCTCGACCCCAACGGCGCGTGGTCGGTCGAGACCAGCCTGCGGGTCGCCGCCGAGCTCGAAGGCGTCGCCGAGTACCTGGAGGACCCCACCGCGGGCACCGAGCAGATGGCGCGGGTCGCCGCCCGCACCAGCCTCCCGCTGGCCACCAACATGTGCGTCACCGCGCTCGACGAGGTGCCCGCCGCGTTCGCCGCCGACGCCGTGCAGGTCGTGCTCTCCGACCACCACTACTGGGGCGGGCTGCGCGCCACCCAGGACCTCGCCGCGATCTGCCGCACCCACGGCAAGCAGCTGTCCATGCACTCCAACACGCACCTGGGCATCAGCCTCGCCGCGATGACGCACGTGGCCGCCACCATCCCCGACCTCGACCACGCCTGCGACACGCACCGGCCGTGGCAGACCGAGGACGTCATCACCGCGCCGCACACCTTCCGCGACGGCTGCGTCGAGGTCACCGACGCGCCCGGACTGGGCATCGAGCTCGACCGGGACTCGCTGGCCCGGTTGCACCGGCGCTGGCTGGACGGCGACGTGCGCGACCGGGACGACGCGGCCGCGATGCGCAGGGTGTGCCCGGAGTGGCAGGCACCTTCGTTCCCCGTCTGGTGA
- a CDS encoding 5-dehydro-4-deoxyglucarate dehydratase produces MTSVPPTDTSPPDPRRFAAHLRERMDTGVLSFPLTSFTAAGELDLAAFRTYLRGQVDADPAAFFVACGTGEFFSLTQDEHAAVVRTAVEVADGRIPVLAGLGYGWAQARQFAERAVDAGADAGLLLPHYLVKAPQDGVVEQVRRVAEHTPLPLIAYQRDQVRFGPGAAARIAEFPTVIGLKDGHGDLDALQRLTLSTPADFLFFNGAATAEMQARAYSAIGVPAYSSAVHAFAPEIARAFFTALRGGDRERVEGLLREFYFPLVELRDRRAGYAVALVKAGARLRGLPVGPVRAPLVDPGPADLADLEKLIETGLALVDQD; encoded by the coding sequence ATGACTTCGGTTCCGCCCACGGACACCTCGCCGCCCGACCCCCGCCGGTTCGCCGCCCACCTCCGCGAACGCATGGACACCGGCGTGCTGTCGTTCCCCCTCACCTCGTTCACCGCAGCCGGCGAGCTCGACCTCGCCGCGTTCCGGACCTACCTCCGGGGACAGGTCGACGCCGACCCCGCCGCGTTCTTCGTCGCCTGCGGCACCGGCGAGTTCTTCTCCCTCACCCAGGACGAGCACGCCGCCGTCGTGCGGACCGCCGTCGAGGTCGCGGACGGGCGGATCCCGGTGCTCGCCGGGCTCGGCTACGGCTGGGCGCAGGCGCGGCAGTTCGCCGAACGCGCCGTGGACGCGGGCGCCGACGCCGGACTGCTGCTCCCGCACTACCTCGTCAAGGCACCGCAGGACGGCGTGGTCGAGCAGGTGCGCCGCGTCGCCGAGCACACCCCGCTGCCGCTGATCGCCTACCAGCGCGACCAGGTCCGCTTCGGCCCCGGCGCCGCCGCCCGGATCGCCGAGTTCCCCACCGTCATCGGCCTCAAGGACGGCCACGGCGACCTCGACGCGCTGCAGCGCCTCACGCTCAGCACCCCCGCGGACTTCCTGTTCTTCAACGGCGCGGCCACCGCCGAGATGCAGGCCCGCGCCTACTCCGCGATCGGCGTCCCCGCCTACTCCTCCGCGGTGCACGCGTTCGCCCCCGAGATCGCGCGGGCCTTCTTCACCGCGCTGCGCGGCGGGGACCGGGAACGGGTCGAAGGGCTGCTGCGCGAGTTCTACTTCCCGCTCGTCGAACTCCGCGATCGCCGGGCCGGTTACGCCGTGGCGCTGGTCAAGGCGGGCGCCCGGCTGCGCGGCCTGCCCGTCGGGCCGGTGCGCGCCCCGCTGGTCGATCCGGGGCCCGCCGACCTCGCCGACCTCGAGAAGCTGATCGAGACGGGCCTGGCGCTCGTCGACCAGGACTGA